Below is a window of Paremcibacter congregatus DNA.
GTTATGGAGCAGGTGAAAACGCCTGCCTTTGGACATGGGGTGTGGGGTTATTTTAAAAAAGGCTGGTTTTCCTGGCGAAAACGTCAGGTGCCCATCGCGCCTGTCGTGCATGACCCGGCCAATTTTGATTTGTTGATTGTGGGGGCGCCGGTGTGGGCTGGTCATGTGGCGAGTCCAATCCGCAGCTATCTATCAACTGAAGCGGCAAAAGCCCAAAAAGCGCCTAGGGTTGCCTTTTTTGTGACCGAAGGTGGCAGTGGCGGAAGCAGGGCGTTACAGGAAATGCGTGAACTCCTGAACGTCAAGACCATATGCGAACTCGAAATTAATGACCATGACCGCAAAGTCCAGCAAGATATTTCAATGATGGAAAATTTTGTGTCTCTGATTGATAATTCCCTGGAACAAGGCCCGCAGCCCGCCACGGCGTGAAAGCATTTCTGGCATGGGCCTTCATCCGTTGCCTACGGCGTAATGATGCCGCAGGACGTCGCGATAACAACGGCTTGTATGCGTGTGCGCACCTTGAATTTATGCCGGACATTTTTCATATAGCCTGTCACGGTCGTCGGCGAGAGGGAAAGCAGGTCGCCGATGTCATGGTCGCTCAACCCTTTCGCAGCCCAATATAGACATTCTTTTTCCCTGGGGCTTAAGGGGGGGGGAGTGAATGAACTACACTCTTGAGACTTGAATTGAATCACATTGTTCTTGTCACTTCCTGTGACAAGATAGAATTCTTGTTCACCGGCACCGTCTTCATATTCTTTTGGTGATGCGTTTTGCTCAGCTGATATCGAAGTTGTGGAGAGGGTATCTTTGTTCGCCTGGGGAGATTCTGGGAAATCCGTCATGATATCCTGTTCTTCGGCTTTTGACAGAGGAGCACCGTCAGTAATATAGAGCAGGATGGCATTGGGGAGCGGTGTGGTTATTTTGATTAAAGATATGCAGGTTTGTTGGGCGGTACCGATTGCCTCGATTTCTTTTGTAAATTCTTTGTGCAATTCCTGAAGACTGTTCACTTTCTGAACTTTTGCAGCAGTATCGACAATATAGGAAAATTCGCTCATTTCCCTCTCCTTCATAATAGGCAATTTAAAACAGTTTAACGACAAGGTTGTGAAAATAACATATTCAATTTAATGGTGTATTTTATTAAAATACAATACAACTCAAGCACTCATTCTTCCCAGTGAAAGAAAGCTAAACTCTTTAAGTAACTTTAAATTACGCATTATTTATATGCATCTAGGGATATTTAAAAAATAGGCTGGAAATTACGTGAAAGGGGAACATCGAAATTATTTCAAGCAGAATATGTCGCCTAAATACAGATATATATACCTATAGTTGTTATACTGACATAATTGATTTTGTAAATCAATTAATAACTGCAGCGAAGGGGCGTTTATTTAATTCGAAGAGTTGTGGGAGGTATGAAGGATGTATTCAACATTTTTCCAGAACTGGATGTTTTTACTGTGGCCCTGATCAACGGCGATTTTTTTGCGGCGCTGCATTTCCATAAAGGGGTTTTTATAGAAGGCCTGTAGCGAATATGCGACTTCTTCCGGAGTCGCAAGTTTATCGAGACTTTTCGGGCGGTGAAGTTTTTGTGATGTATGTTGAGAGGTCATTATACGCATCTTATATATCTTGAGGTTTGGTAAAAAAAAACTGGTCAAAAAATCAAGTTTTGTATTACTGGTAGGCTTTTATAGTTATACACTAAAAATCCGTAATGTACACTAAAAATAGAATATGTTTTATAATTTACACGGTATAATGAGGTGAATTTATGTCCTCTGTCGCACGTTGGCCGGGTCATAAAACTTCCATTAATCTAGGGATGATCTTGAACCGGTCTTTATGGTATTGATCCATGGCGAAGCGTAATTCCGGGATCATCTTTTTATGGTACAGATGGTAAAGACATTCAAGTTCCTCCACCGGAAAATCAATCAGGGTGCATTCACATTGTCGGATATAGGTCAGGCGGTCATTCGCCTTAAGGGCGTGGAGCGTGAGTTCGGGATTTCCGGTACGGCTTGCAATATGGATGAAAAGCGCACTGGTTGTCTTTGTCAGACTTTCCGGAGAGAAAGCTCTCCCTGTCCGGTGGTGATGATTTGGCATAAAAAGTTCTGGAAATTTTATTTTCCCAATCAGGCCCGGTTTGTTTTGCAGAATATGAAGTGACATCTCCATTATGGTATGGCTTGCTTCGTACTGAGTGCAGACGTCCTTACTGCTGAGGGGGGTGATGGTGTATCCTTTGTCCGATGTGTATGAGACAACGCCTTCCCTGGCGAGGCGTTTCAAGGCGGTCTGTATGTCTGATTCCGGGCAGCCGATTAACTGGTTCGACAAGTGTTGGGCGGCAAGCTGTGTACGCGGAGGCAGCCTGTGTGATGTAACCAGCGCCTTTATTTGATCATAGGTCCTTGTATCATTGGCAGCTTCGGTTGTTGCGGGGTATTTGAGCGACGTCTTCATCTTGTTTCCTCGGGCTTTTTACTGCGCCATGGGTAGGGGGTGGGGCAGTTGGGGGTATCCTCCAGTGATATCTTTCAAGACCAAAAGTAGATCATATTTTTTCTGGTCTGACATCCCTCTGTTCTGAGGGGTTGGTGGTGAAACGGTGGGACTTTGGACTTTCTTCTCTTGACGTCCGGCTTAGTGTGAGAATCTGTTGGTCAGGCCAATTTTGTCGGCTTTCATAATGGCCATTGATCTGCTCGTGACATTCATCTTCCGAAAAATTGACCTGATATAGCCATTGACCGTACTTTCGCAAATCCCGAGAATGATACCGATTTCAAGGGAGGTTTTGCCTTTAGATATCCACATCAGACACTCAAGCTCCCGGGCGGCGAGATAGGGGATCTGTTCCAATCGGCCCTGTGTACCGGTTATCCTGATATAGGCGTCATAAAAGGCGATGGCGAATAAATGCAAAATGGAAAGTTTTTGCTGCGGGACCAGATCTTTTTTTCGGGCGGCGAATGACAGGACGTAAATATATCCATTCTCTCCACGTATCGGAACACTAACGCCGTCATGAAGTCCGAACGTCTGGGCGCGTCTTAAAAGACTGTGTTGCGGCTGATCAAGATGCACCATAGTGGCCAACTGATCCCATAAAAATGGTCTTGTGATTTGCGGAGCATATAAAAAGACAGGATCAATCTGTTGTGCGTTGCTGCGCTCATAATATGAAATCCATTTGTCAGGATAAGTATGAAAGACAAAGGCGTTGTCATTTTTCTGGCATGTTTCCGGTCGCGACGCACATTCATTATAGGGTGTTAAAATCATGAGGGAATTATACTCAAACCCGAGTGCGCGGGCAGCGTTCTTCATGAGGGGGAAGAGGTCACATACCGTCGTTATTTTATCAAGGCATTCTATAAGGCGTGTTATCTGCATGACATTTTCTCAGGCATTTCAGGATGGGGGAAAGACCAGATAACTTCTCGTTCCGCGGTTTCTCATCTACTGGTGAATGGTGTATTCTCGAGACATACAAAGATCATGCCTGACTTTCCTGAAAAGAAAACGCCTATAGGTATAGGTGTTGACAGAAAAATTATGCAATTACAGGTAGTTGAATAAATGAGGGCAAGATATCGAAAGGGGTTGGCCCTTAAAAACGGTCAACATGTCCTGATAAAAGGATTTTGTGATGCGGAAAATTTTGGCGTATGTATAACTTTTTGTTATGAGAAAGGGATAACTTGCTATTATCTTTTTCAATCGGCGCGGCGTATTGTTCAGTCATGGCTTGAGACCGGTTCAGAGCTTCCGTAGAGTGAAGCCTTGAATGACGGAACGGGTGGTATGAATTTTTGACGCATTAGGATAACCATTATGGAATTTTCGGCTCCTTACTTTTTATTTCTTGGTGATGCACGCGACCCGTTGAGTGTCAAAACCTCGCGGGGGATAGCCGACTGGCGCCCCGACAAATGTATTGGCGAGATCAGTATGCCAGATTGTCCTCTGACATTGGGTTTGCCACAAATTACCTTTGCAGAGGCTGCGGCAAAAGGGGCGAAAACCTTTGTACTTGGCTTGGCGAACCGGGGAGGATTTATCGCCCCGGAATGGGTGCCTTATCTGATGGAAGCCCTGGCGCATGGCATGGATATCGCCAGTGGTCTGCACGGAAAGGTCGCAGATATTCCAGAAGTCAAGCAGTTGGCGGATAAGCTGGGGCGTCGGATCTTTGATGTACGTCATCCCACCGGAACGTTGGATGTTGGAAGCGGCCGGAAGCGGGCGGGTAAAAGAATTCTCGCGGTTGGAACGGATTGTTCTGTCGGTAAAATGTATACCACGCTGGCCATTGAAAGCGAATTGAAGGTGCGCGGTGAAAAAACGGATTTCCGGGCGACGGGCCAGACCGGTATATTGATCAATGGTCAGGGAATTTCGGTCGATGCCGTGGTGGCCGACTTTATTTCCGGCGCCGTAGAGATGCTGTCGCCGGCTAATGATCCCGACCATTGGGACGTGATAGAAGGGCAGGGGTCTCTGTTCCACCCGTCTTATGCCGGCGTGAGTTTAGGTCTGCTGCATGGTTCGCAGGCGGATGTTTTGATCCTGTGTCATCAAGTGGGGCGCACCCATGTGCGGAAGCTGGAAGAGCTGCCGTTGCCTGACTTTAAAAGCTGTATTGAGACAAACCTTGCTGCGGCGCGCCTGACCAATCCGGATGTTATCTGGGGCGGAATATCCGTCAACAGTTCCGCGCTGGGCGAGGAAGAGGCGCTTGAATATTGCCGTGAGATGTCGGCGCTTCATAATGTTCCTTGTGTTGATCCGGTTCGCCACGGTACGGCAGCGCTTGTGGATTATATCCTGGAGCATAAGGGAACGACAGCATGATCAGCAGACGTTTATCTGTGCGCCCGGAAACCTGGGTCCTGAACGAGCCGTTCCACATTTCCCGCGGTAGCCGGACCGAAGCCCATCTGATTACGGCAGAGCTTGAACATTGCAAGGTCACAGGGTGTGGTGAGGCCGCGCCTTATGCCCGTTACGGGGAGACGATTGACAGTGTCATGACCCAGCTTACGGACGTGACGGAGGCGGTGGAAGACGGGGTTTCTCCCGAAGAGTTGCAGGCTCTGCTGCCTGCCGGGGCCGCACGCAATGCTGTGGATTGCGCCCTGTGGGATATACTGGCCCGCTGGAAAGGCACATCTGTGGCGGAGATGTTAGATCTGCCGCGCCCCAGACAGGTGGACACGGCAGTGACCATCGGGATAGGCGATGCGGCGACCATGGCGGTCAAGGCGAAACGCTACAAAGATTATCCGTTGCTGAAAATCAAGCTCAATCGCGAAGATATCACGGGAAAGATCAAGGCCATTCGCGCCGAGGCCCCGACACCCCGTATTATTAT
It encodes the following:
- the dgcN gene encoding N-acetyltransferase DgcN encodes the protein MEFSAPYFLFLGDARDPLSVKTSRGIADWRPDKCIGEISMPDCPLTLGLPQITFAEAAAKGAKTFVLGLANRGGFIAPEWVPYLMEALAHGMDIASGLHGKVADIPEVKQLADKLGRRIFDVRHPTGTLDVGSGRKRAGKRILAVGTDCSVGKMYTTLAIESELKVRGEKTDFRATGQTGILINGQGISVDAVVADFISGAVEMLSPANDPDHWDVIEGQGSLFHPSYAGVSLGLLHGSQADVLILCHQVGRTHVRKLEELPLPDFKSCIETNLAAARLTNPDVIWGGISVNSSALGEEEALEYCREMSALHNVPCVDPVRHGTAALVDYILEHKGTTA
- a CDS encoding LuxR family transcriptional regulator, whose amino-acid sequence is MQITRLIECLDKITTVCDLFPLMKNAARALGFEYNSLMILTPYNECASRPETCQKNDNAFVFHTYPDKWISYYERSNAQQIDPVFLYAPQITRPFLWDQLATMVHLDQPQHSLLRRAQTFGLHDGVSVPIRGENGYIYVLSFAARKKDLVPQQKLSILHLFAIAFYDAYIRITGTQGRLEQIPYLAARELECLMWISKGKTSLEIGIILGICESTVNGYIRSIFRKMNVTSRSMAIMKADKIGLTNRFSH
- a CDS encoding flavodoxin family protein, translated to MTKNILIVYYSDSGNTRKAAEYIANKLDAVMEQVKTPAFGHGVWGYFKKGWFSWRKRQVPIAPVVHDPANFDLLIVGAPVWAGHVASPIRSYLSTEAAKAQKAPRVAFFVTEGGSGGSRALQEMRELLNVKTICELEINDHDRKVQQDISMMENFVSLIDNSLEQGPQPATA
- the dgcA gene encoding N-acetyl-D-Glu racemase DgcA: MISRRLSVRPETWVLNEPFHISRGSRTEAHLITAELEHCKVTGCGEAAPYARYGETIDSVMTQLTDVTEAVEDGVSPEELQALLPAGAARNAVDCALWDILARWKGTSVAEMLDLPRPRQVDTAVTIGIGDAATMAVKAKRYKDYPLLKIKLNREDITGKIKAIRAEAPTPRIIIDPNESWTIEDITELDSFMAEMNISVLEQPLAAGQDEGLRDFKGKVPVCADESCHTRADLDGLQGKYQVINIKLDKTGGLTEAVKLKQQATDMGFDIMVGCMISTSLAMAPALLLASDATFVDLDGPLWMKEDRAHGLDITQGCIAGLSPDLWGG
- a CDS encoding helix-turn-helix transcriptional regulator; protein product: MSEFSYIVDTAAKVQKVNSLQELHKEFTKEIEAIGTAQQTCISLIKITTPLPNAILLYITDGAPLSKAEEQDIMTDFPESPQANKDTLSTTSISAEQNASPKEYEDGAGEQEFYLVTGSDKNNVIQFKSQECSSFTPPPLSPREKECLYWAAKGLSDHDIGDLLSLSPTTVTGYMKNVRHKFKVRTRIQAVVIATSCGIITP